In Erpetoichthys calabaricus chromosome 11, fErpCal1.3, whole genome shotgun sequence, the DNA window GTCAGTGTCATCTAGTTAGAACATCAGAAACGTTTTGAGAAGAACacgccactcagcccaacaaggctagccagtcctatccacctaattgaGCTTTGAAGGTTCCATTTCTACCTCACTacttgtgtctgtggttctctgtgtagagAAAAcgtctgtgtgaaatttacccttcctaagtttccagctgtgtcccagtgttcttgttgaAAAAGTAATAGCTCAggctccactgtactaattcctttcataattttaaaaacagtcacatcacctcttaatctccggTTTACTTAATTGCTTAGCTGAAAGGTATAGTATCATGAAGTTTGCCTAATTCGATATTGGTcaaacatgcaaataagaattttgtCATACTCTGTACACGTGGCAATACTACTACTAGAGTCTCCTCTGAAGAAGTCGATGAAACCGAGGACGCACACAAATATTCTGTGGTACCAAGCAGCAGTCCATTTCCCTAACACCAAACTATACAGTAATTGGGATGCGTTGCAAGGTGGTGACTGTACTGATGATTTATAATCTGTTATTAATGATAAAGTGAATCTCCCACCAAGTCAACAATTTCAAAACACCTAAGTAAAATTGATGAgctgaattaattaatttgaacAGGATGTCCGATTTTAAAAACTGGTTATAATCCACATTTTTTAACCTTACTCTTTAAAAGTACAACAGATATACCAATCACCACAAagtacacaaacaaaacaaaacaaggacccATCTTCAATTAACCCAAAACCCCCCAAACTGCCTGCCTTACCTGTGAAGTCCAATCAGCTTCCAGTTTTGTAGATCTGTTATTTGGAAGGGTGATGTTAACCAGGGTTTTATTATTTCTCCATACTTGCCCAGATTTGGCAGAAAGATAGATAAAGCATTGACAAGCTTCCTCACCATCCCTTCGTCTGCTCCCAACACTATAAGCGTCCTCCCGCTCAGCAAGCTGTAGATTGCCTGCTGGGCAAATGGGTATTGTCGTATAAATCTTAAAGCACTCTGACCTGCCTTCTTCTTATGTCTTTCAGTAATGGGATTGCCTTCTAGAAAAGGAGATGAAGTCCTGTCTGAGCTGGTGGATGCACTCATGAAGCTGTTGCTATCAGAAATATCATCCGTGTTCAACCTAGACAACTCTTCGGGGAGAAGGCTGGAATTTAAATCATATGAAATCAGCACACCAGGTGAACCCTCTGTTGGAGCATAGCTTGTGTCATCCAGAGAGAAGTCCACATGCAAGGCCTGATCTCCCTGTCGACACGACTGGGGAGCCACATTAATGACCCCATTATCGGAACATTCCTGGGCGAGCTCTGGCATAGCCTCTTCAAAGACGAGGCCCTCCTGCCCCATGCAGCAGGCCGAGTCGACCTCCGTGGTTTCTTGAGGATTGAAAAGTTCTATGTCCTGCACTTCTGGACCAGCCTCCCGTCCCAATTCTGTTAATGCTTGTTTGTACATTTGGTCCTCCGAGTCATCCAAGTATGTCTCTTCTTCATGAATAGCACTAGGGTAAGTGGCTCTTAAATCTTCTGGTAGATGGGACTCGGTAGTACTGAGCACCTCAATGCTGTCTTCGCTATTTGTCCTCTTACTGACAGCTTTTTTTCTGAGTGTTTCAGAATTGGGAGATAGTAAAGTGGGTTGACTCTCAGATTTAATCAAATTTCCCTGAGTCAAGAAGGACTTCTCAGTTCCCAATACCTCAATGCTATCTCCACTACTTATGCTTCCCTTAATATCTACATCGATAGCTTCCTCAGAGTTGTCCCGAGTAACATCGCACGGACTGGACTCTGTATGTTCAGCCTCCTGCAGCTCTTCATCTGTAATTTCTTGATCTAACTTAATAGGCACCGTCTCTACACAGGATGTGTAATCTTCAATACTCACTGGCTCACTAAGGGCAGGCTCGGCAGCACTACATGGATTCTGCTTTTGGCAGTATTCATCTCTCTCAACTTCATCCCTGTGGTCTTCATAATCTTCAAACAAAAAGTTTGTAATCTTCTGCTTCTTTAAAAGTGCACCAAAAATTTGGTTGGTAGAAATGTAGATCAGGTCTCCCCTAAACATTTTTTCAATCTGTGCTAGCTGCTCCATAGTTTGGTTAAAGAAATACACATCACAGAGCTCCTCCAGTGTTTTCAGTCGTTTATCAAAACATTTGGCAGACTTGGCCTTGATAAACTGAGGGGTATAAGAAGGCCTACGAACATAGCTGGAATCTTCTGGAGGATCATCCGTATTAAAGCTGTTAGGCATCTGGTCCTGGTCCAGTCCAGCTGAGTTGAATAAATTATCCGGCTCATAGGGCAGAAACTCGGGATCTTTGATTTTACGGTTGGGATAGGAAGTGATCTGTTTTAAAAGGTCTTTGTGTTCGTATATGGATTTTTCAACATTTGCcagttcatttgctttttctaTTGCTTGGGTTGAATAGCAGCCATTGGCTTTTTTCTGAAGTTCAGTTTCTTTGTGAAGTACAGTCCTGGTGTATTCCAggtctttcagttttttttccagttCATTGGCAAACGCTTTTCTGTTTCCTGTTTTCAAGCACTCCGATGCTTTGGAGAACTCTGATGAAAGCTCTAGAAACTGGCCCATGATCTTATGTTCATCTGCAGAGATGTACGCCATGCAGAATGGACGGACAAAGCCCCGGGCTTCCAGGTCATACAAAGTGAGGTGGTGCACATAGGCAAATGCCCCCTCTTTAGAGTCACCAAGGACGACTTTTGAATCCTCTACAAAATTAAGCTTTGGGTACCCACAGCCTGGGGGGTGACCTACAAAGGAAGCCTGGTAGTCCACAGACATAATCCTGAGAGAGAAATAATTTAAGTCAAAAGAGCCACAGGTCCTGGGATCTTCTGGTATCGTCAGCAAAGGCTGGGGTCCAACCTGCTCCGAAAACTCCGAGATGAGAATGAAATCCTTGGTGAATTTGGCAAAAGACGTCTTAGACCAAGGATTCTTGTTTTCATCGTGCGAAAACAGAGGCACGGAGAACTCATCCGGCAAGGAGTCCAGCTCAGTATACGAGTCGCCAAAATCATCCTCTTTCGTAAAGGCTACCAGGTCAGGGGAGGTGATCATATTTCCAGCTGTACAAGAGTGACATGGAGGAAAACAGCAATCGTCCGGAGATTAAGGACTCCGCTGACACCGCATCGCAGACACGAACAACGCACCGGCTGTCTTCAGTGCCAGCGTGTCGTAAAGTGCAGCTCCCAAACCTCGGTGACAGAACGGATGTAATCCCGCCCCGCTCACTACCCGGTTTTTACAGCACCGGGATGTTTTATGTAGATTTAGAGGATGCGATTGTCACACTGGAACGCTAcattatctgaaattaaagaaattaaatgccgTATGGCATTCACGCAGTTAGTAACTCCTGCACCTGCCAGCCGCGCTCACGGGATTACGAGCCTGACTCACTGCGGCCTCCTCAAACTTTAAAGAGCTCCGCTCATCACGCCGTTGCTCCAGTTCTGTTGTTTTGTCAAGGAGCCAGCAAATACGACCGGAGCAACACTTCCTGCAAAGATGTAGAAATAAGCGGCCATTTTTTTCCCATATGACCAGCTCTCATGACAAGGAAGTATAACAACAGCAGAAAAAACGAAAATCCTGTACTCGTGCCTCAAAACTAAACCGCAGAAGCGCACATTTGCACTTAAAAAGACCGGGTAAACGCGTGAAAGATGTACATGGATTCTTCTGATTCCGCAGTTAGATTTGACACGTTGCATAGCCCGTCGGGATATGTAGTTTTCAAAATGACAGGTACATTTATAAGGTTGTCGCATACAAGAGCTCCGTTCTGTGTATATTGCTAAAGTATCTGTCGAGTAAATAAGACATCTATCACCACGTGGTATATTTTCTTATCTTTGCAAgaattttaatatattcattttaaacaaacactGTTAACGGACATTTCCCGCTTACACCTGGGAAATGAAGTCTTTGGTTGAGCACGAGAAAGCGCATGAGCAGAGTCCAAGAGACTGGCGATCCGCAATGTTTATGAAAATAACGTCATCAGGAGCGACGGAAATGGACGTGGATGCGGAGCTTTTCCATCCCGCGAATTTGACTGCCTGTGATTGCCTGACTGCCAgtaaacatttcaatttttagGTGGACGTAGTTATTACGTAAGTAAGAATCTCAGCATTAATGACGAAGTGCGAATAGCAGTTTGCTTTATATACATgccttgtttatacttcacatatatttacattacaagtaaactttaaaaataaagatcagAACCTTTCCCGCGTTTTgagagctgctgttatttggACGGGGTGATGCCATATGCACTTTGCGTTACTCTTTCACACTGTTTTGTGTAAATGTTGCTTGTTATTCATGTCATTTTGTTTCGAAGACTGATCTTAATGCACTTGTTGATGCTAAAAttcctttgtaatttttttattcaatattgTTCTTACCGTAAGCATCGCGTGTTTCTTCGcttatatattcattttatttgaacttAGGAGTGTTCGAGTTTGATTTAATCCAGTCCTCTTCTTTTGGGAACAGCCCCACGGCAATGTCGagatttaaaaaatgagaaacatttgCTTAGACAGCTTTTGAATGGCATATATAAAAGTCAtacttttgtgttaattttaaaattctgtcaGTAGTATGTGCGCTGCATTTGATCATGGGCATGGTTTTGTTTCATACTTTTAAAAGTATGGTAAAGTTTATTTGAGAGATGCACGCTTCTTCCACATACTGTGCCTTATTCTAGATAAAAGATAGctagaattttctgtttttttctttctttgttatcgTATGAAGGACTAGACGACGTTTTACCACGATAGGTGCATTCAGTGGAAAAAGACTTGAAGCCCGTGAATGCACTTTCCCGGTGACTGTTGTCTATTCGTGCTGTATGTAGTGTTTGTATTGCATTCTCCTACCTGAGTAGGGTTGCAGTGACCCAGGGTTTGTCTTTGAACTTAAATCCAATCTTTTCTTACAGCTTCATATTTGATTGATATTTGGTTGATATCTTTAATGCACAAAGTCAAGATAGTGTCATATAGTTAAGTATTTACATGCCCAGTTTGGCCACAAACTGTGATGTAGGGAGTCCagaaaattctttttgttttctccatattcttattttctatgtttttggCAGAAACACCACTTAGACTTTAAGATGAAGATGACTTTTCAAGTACCTTGTAGGTGTAATTCCTACATAAGCTCTCCATGTGATGGTCTTTAAAAGATTGCTGTGTGCAGGATCCAGGCTGTTACATGTGAGTGCCAAAAGATTATTCTGCAGCTCCCCAGAAGCCATGAGGAGGATTCAGATTAAAAAAGTCTTGTGTGTGGCAGAGAAAAATGATGCTGCAAAGGGCATTGCTGAGATTCTGTCCAATGGAAGAGCAAGAAGGGTGAGTGAGTTGCCAGGATTCTTATCTGAACttaatttcataaaatatattagtattagaaattaataaattaaaagataaaattatGGTAACATTTTTCAGCTGACATTAAGTAAGTCATATACTTTCCATATATTTATTGTTACCaaattgcaaaaattaaatgtattacaataGAATCTCATCATCATtgcatgtttaataataataataataacatttatttgtatagcacattttcatacaaaaaagtagctcaaagtgctttacataatgaagaacagtaaataaaaaatataacaacataagaaattaaaataagacaatattaattaacataaaaaaagagtaaggtccgatggccagggtggacagaaaaaagaaaaaaaaaaactccagacggctggagaaaaaaataaaatctgcaggggttccaggccacgagactgcccagtcccctctgggcattctacctaacacaaatgaaatagtcctcttgtgtctagggttctcacggaaggacttgatgatgatgatgatggacatgcagacttctggcttttaattcttcactgttggaacatcatggtgctttgagtagatggtggtggtgaaagccaccaccaaaaggacaccagaaaaagaaacagaagagagaataggggttagtacagattttagagctaccatggatagtagttataatgaattggatatacagagtatcagaattAAATTATAGttaaattatgagaaggccatgttaaaataatgtgttttcagcagtttttttgaagtgctccactgtattagcctggcgaattcctattggtaggctattccagattttaggtgcataaatatataatatataatataatgaccATTTTCAGCTTTACCCAGGTTATGCAGTTGCTCCAAAATCTTTTCTTTCCAATGtccacagtcctgcacatcctttGTAGGAGACCCTTTCTTTACATAGCATTCAGCAGACCAGCTCCACATCCAACTATATCATATTTGGCCACCCTCTGGGCCCCATCCCCTCCCCTCCTCACTGTGTTGGTGCACCACTTCACTTACTCATCCTCTCTCTTTCACTCCACAAGTCCAGACCACCTGAGTTGGTTTCTCCTCAGCACAACACCTGTGACTTCACCACTAGCTGAACTGGGTATCTGTCAACCCCTCATCTCCGTGAGACTCCACACATTCATCTGATCATTTTTATCTTTGTTCTTTCCAGCTTTCTTTCATGGTTCACCTTCATATACCAGTACCCTGCTACACCTCGTACAACTTTTGTATTCATATTCTTTACCGTTCAGTGTCAGGGAGAGACTCCTTTAGAAGTACAAATTGAGGACAGCTCATGGAATTTCTTCTATGCTCTTTTTTCCCTCTCTGTCACTGCTGATGTCTAAGTTTATACCTACTGCAGTTACATTGACATTCCTCACCCCCTCAGACACtttctacaacaacatttatttatatagcacattttcatacaaaaagtatttcaaagtgctttacataatgaagaaaagacaaaataagaaattaaaataagacaacattagttaacatagaaaaggagtaaggtccgatggcccgggtgcacagaaaaaagcaaaaaaaaaacctccagaaagctggagaaaaaaataaaatctgtaggggtccaggccacgagaccgcccagtcccctctgggcattctacctaatataaatgaaatagtcctctttgtagttagggttctcacggagtcacttgatgctgatggtcacacagacttctggcttttaatccatccatcattgttggaacatcacggtgctttgggtagatgccaccaaaaggacaccggaaaaggaaacagaagagagagtaggagttagtacagattttgaatgaatagttattataatgaactggatatacagagtatcaggatttaaattacagtgaagttatgagaaggccatgttaaagtaatgtgttttcagcagtttttttgaagtgctcccctgtattagcctggcgaattcctactggcaggctattccagattttaggtgcataacagcagaaggccgcctcaccacttcttttaagttttgctcttggaattctaaggagacgctcagttgaggatctgaggtttcGATTTGGAATAtgaggtgtcagacattctgatatataagatggggtgagattatttaaggctttataaaccataagcagaattttaaagtcaattctgaatgacacaggtaaccagtgtagtggcatcaaaactggagaaatgtgctcggattttcttttcctgctaaggattctagcagctgcattctgcactagttgcaaacgatttatgtcttttgttCTACAAACAGATGTCACAACTGTTGCCTGTAGACTTCCTGCTGCATCTTTTAGATGCCCACCTCTGACAGCCTGTGCACTGGATTAATTTTAATTCATtcgttaataattcattacatttatatagcgcttttctcagtactcaaagtgctatccacacagggaggaaccaggaagcgaacccacagtctttcACAGTCTaagtactgcaaagcagcagcactaccactgcgccaatttTCTCCCAGCATCTTTGCCACACATGTGGCCATCACAAATCTCTTCACCCCAGCAACCCTGTTCATCTCCAAACATAGCCTTGGTCTTTTCTGCATTTACTTATTATGAGGCAATTTAGAACAAACTGGCTATTCATGCTTTCAAAATATAGACTGGGCCTTCTTCTAATGGCTTAGAGATAGGACATATTTCACAATTAGCACACTAAACAAGTCTTATGAACGGAATCTAAGTTCTTAAAAGCTGGCAGGTTTTCAGACAAGACTAGTTTTTCTGAAGTGGATGATCTGGCAAATGCTGAAgaacttaatattttcaaactCACTGAATTAATTTTCAGGGTTTCAGTGTGGTGGATCCAATTCTAGTGGCATTCCTTGCAGAGCAGGACCTAATTCTGCACCCAAAGATACCCATTTTAACTACAGTGATGATGGTTTCTCTTGCTGGAGGAGATCAATATGTCTAAAACTAAtgaattattttgcttatttctattcagttactttgtttttcttctgcagaAAGAAGGTCTTTCacggtttaataaaatatatgagtATGAGTACCAGATGTTTGGACAGGTAGGCAGTTATTGCTTCATATTTCTGTCTTGAGTATTTATTGTGCTGTACTCTGTTTCACTTTgaaattttattagttttataaacTGGAACATTATTCAGACACACATGGGCAATTTCAACATTTCTTACTGCTCCTCCTCTCCCATATGGGGGAAGATGATAGGTATTTTGCAGCAGACAGCAACTGATGATAAAGTGTGTCTGTAGACTTTATTGTAAGCTTCATTTCAGACAGCACAGTGTCCCAACAGGGACAAGTGCTAGTGTTTAATCATGTAAGTGATGACCTTTTACTTTAATGTTAACTGTgaacatattttgttttcatgctaAAATTTGGATTTCATATTACAGCAGtcattttaataaattgtaaattgGCTCATCCTTTTTGTGCCACAGAactattacattatttttctttgtgtggtCTGTTTTTACCTTGCTGTTCTTATCATTGTAGAATGTTACAGTTCTCATGACCTCCGTTTCTGGGCATCTATTAGCACTTGAGTTTAAGGCTCCCTTTAACAAATGGTAAGATTACTACAAGCATAATGCATTTCACATCTCAGATGTATCTTCTCAGAGTAGGATCAAAATTTTGCAATTATTAGTGAcccataaaaaaaatataataatttactcCTGAGCAGGATCCATATTGCCCTTTAAAACTAATGTGAGTTGTGCTGcttataaaatttaatttcatataagcTTTCCTACCTAAAACATTCTTACTGATTTTAACAGTAACAGAGTGTaacatttatactgtattaacCATATAGAAAAGATTTAGCTCCAACTGTCTTAAACTGAAACAAATTTACCAACCATTGTtgtcatatttcatatttaactTTGCTTCTCTTTTCCCAGTAGATGATATCTGTGCTTGATCCAGATATTTGTTCTCTTTGATAGGCACAGTTGTAATCCAGTAGTTTTATTTGATGCTGAAGTTGAGAAATACTGTCCTGAAAACTATGTGGATATCAAGGTAAAATATTTTCTCTAACATTTTTATACGGATATCATCTTTATAATATAATTTGTATTTAACAGGTTTCAGAATAGAAAATTCACAATAAACAGACTACATGTAGCTCCCAGCACTGTAACTAAATGACTAAGAAATTCTATGTattcaaataacacaaaatagtTTAATAGAATGCATGAAATTGTAGGTcagagatttttgaaaaataaaaagtttcataTTGTCCAGTGGGAGGATTGTTCTGTATGTATGGTGATGTATTTGCAATTGGACAGTTACGTATGTCAGAATTGCTGGTTTTGCCATATACTGAAGTTATTTTGATTTGAGGATTAAAGATGACTGTGAGGCAGTTTAGTGAACGTCaccttttgtttttcagtatatGTCTGTGTATGTACACTTCCAACATTTTGGAATAACAATTTTTTTGTTGCATTCCTCCATTTCAAGAATCCTTTATATTGGGACAAATTAACATAATGTTCACAAATGCATTTAGTCTAATTCAGGGTCGCCGGGTGTGGCGGAGCCTATCCTGACTACTTTGGGTACGAAGCAGGGACCAACCATAAACAGGCTATCAGTCTTTTGCAAAGGCCTCTCATGCACAACAACACATTCTTGCGATGTACATGGAAAACctgagtacctgaagaaaaacgctcacagacatggagagaacgtGCAAACCCACTGACAACAGCTGGGTGTTGGATTTTAATCCAGGATGCTGTGCTTATGTGGTATTAATGCTAACCATTTCAATATTGTACCACCTTGAAAACACATTCATCTTAAGTAAATTAGTGTTAACAATATGGTTGTAAATCATTTGCACATAATAACTTTTTTAACCCAATAGCCTTCTGTCATCACCAAactttatttgtttgcttttttcaaaaGCACTTGCAACATAGACATTGGGAACATTCTTTGTCCATGGATGTCTATAGTGATTCTTAAGCTACAACAGTTAATTACATTATGAGTAGAGACATTTCATCAAGTTACAAAGAAGGTCATGTATATCCATGgaactatagggtggtccagatctaactgtgcaacttttaatgcaatgcaggaaaacaatgcaagacaaaagaattgttcgaaatatcttgcaataaatgaatgcatggcaggtgctgccatctatctgcaacaaaaataatttttgtgaattctctaatgtaataaacttaataagttatagtgtaatgaaaattgcataattagatctggaccaccctgtacttccACCTATTTAACAGGTTAAATTTGTGAGTCATCTGAAGTTTGATCCTTCACCTACACTTTTACTTTGTAGTCATGTGGGTTTGTCTGTAATACTTTGCTTCAGAGCTGTTCTGGGTAATCCTGgtatt includes these proteins:
- the smcr8a gene encoding guanine nucleotide exchange protein smcr8a, with translation MITSPDLVAFTKEDDFGDSYTELDSLPDEFSVPLFSHDENKNPWSKTSFAKFTKDFILISEFSEQVGPQPLLTIPEDPRTCGSFDLNYFSLRIMSVDYQASFVGHPPGCGYPKLNFVEDSKVVLGDSKEGAFAYVHHLTLYDLEARGFVRPFCMAYISADEHKIMGQFLELSSEFSKASECLKTGNRKAFANELEKKLKDLEYTRTVLHKETELQKKANGCYSTQAIEKANELANVEKSIYEHKDLLKQITSYPNRKIKDPEFLPYEPDNLFNSAGLDQDQMPNSFNTDDPPEDSSYVRRPSYTPQFIKAKSAKCFDKRLKTLEELCDVYFFNQTMEQLAQIEKMFRGDLIYISTNQIFGALLKKQKITNFLFEDYEDHRDEVERDEYCQKQNPCSAAEPALSEPVSIEDYTSCVETVPIKLDQEITDEELQEAEHTESSPCDVTRDNSEEAIDVDIKGSISSGDSIEVLGTEKSFLTQGNLIKSESQPTLLSPNSETLRKKAVSKRTNSEDSIEVLSTTESHLPEDLRATYPSAIHEEETYLDDSEDQMYKQALTELGREAGPEVQDIELFNPQETTEVDSACCMGQEGLVFEEAMPELAQECSDNGVINVAPQSCRQGDQALHVDFSLDDTSYAPTEGSPGVLISYDLNSSLLPEELSRLNTDDISDSNSFMSASTSSDRTSSPFLEGNPITERHKKKAGQSALRFIRQYPFAQQAIYSLLSGRTLIVLGADEGMVRKLVNALSIFLPNLGKYGEIIKPWLTSPFQITDLQNWKLIGLHRVASPMGSSLLYSLNRYSRYISILDADHKTLRCPPYRGTFVSKLADHRTQIKRGSTYFMHIQGMLTQLSSTVFLYTFCHYLHLPISCDEEESLVVQRRMEFLHVLGFTNEDIRIIEFLAELLKQHYLQGPGRGAAPPIFRFDYTSSFLYKI